Part of the Streptomyces antimycoticus genome, GCGAGCACCGCGGGCGGCAGATTGTGCGGCCAGCGCTGGTTGTAGTAGCCGCGGAACGCGGTGGTGGTGAAGCGCGGGGCGTGCTTGTCCCGCTGGGTCGAGGCGGCCACCCACTGGGCGATCGCCTTCCAGGCGAACAGCGCGACCGGGGTGTGGTCGCGGTGGTCCGAGCACCCCGGCTGATCGTTGTCCTTGGGGTGCAGCACGTCGTGCACCTGGAAGTCGGGGTCCGGGTCCAGCGTGTGGATCAGCGTGGGCCGATAGCGGTCCATGAGCTCGGCGAGCACGTCGACCAGCGTCCGATGGCCGTACGAACTCGGGTGCGGCACCGGGGACCCGGCGGCTCGGAGGGTGCTCATCACGGTGCCCGGGGTGCTCCACAGCGCGGGGATCCGTACGCCGCCGTCCGACAGCATCGCGATGTTGAGGAAGATCAGCCGGACCCTGCGGGCCCCGTTCGCGAGGGTGTTGGTCTCCGCGGTGACCCCGCCGGGCAGCCGCAGCACCGACCGCTGCCAGGGCGCGAACTGGTTCAGCCCGATCATCCGCGCGTACGCCTGCCGCAGCCCCTGATGGCGGGAGGCGGAGTAGGCGGCCTTGTCGGCGGGCGGGATCGGCGTCCCCGCCTGGTGGTTGATCCCCTGGGCCTCACCGGCCGTGACGTACACGCACACCACCGGGACACCGGAGCGCAGCACCTGCTCGGCGTCCGGGTTCATGAAGTACAGATCGTCGTCGGGGTGCGCCATGATCTGCAGCAGCAGCGCCTGCTTGTCGCCCACCGTCGAGGCGAAGGGCTCCGCCGCCCCGGGGGCACCGGCCCGCGCGGGCCCGGCGGGCACGGATGCCGCGCCGTGCGAGCCCCCACCGCCGCAACCGGCGACTCCGGCGACCCCGGCCGCTCCGGCCGCGGTGAGTGCCGCCAGCGCGGCCAGCGTCTGCCTGCGGGTGGTGCCCGTCCCCCGCACTGTCCATCGACTGTTCAATTTGGTGACCCTGTCACTTCGGCAGCACGTAGTCTCCGGCTGCTCCGAGTGAAAGGACGGGCGGTGATCTTGACAGGTTGTCCGATGTCCGGGAGGTATCGGTCACAGACCGGACACATCGTCTTTCGCTACGAGGGCGTGCGGGCGCGCGGGCGCCCCCGACGATGGAGCCGGTTCGCTCAGTCGGCGATCAGCACCCCGAGCACCGCGAGCCAGCAGGCCCCCACCAGCACGGGCAGCAGCATCATGATCGCGCCGGTCGGGGAGACCTTCAGATAGGCCGAGCCGGGGTCGTCGGTGCGGCGATTGACTATCCTCTCGCCGCCGTGCCAGGCCATGTACTCCTCGAGCTCGATCACCGCCTCCTTGCGTGCCAGAAGGTACTGACGGCCGAAGCGCAGCATCAGCGAGAAGCCCAGCGACACCCCGATGCCGATGACCGCGATGATCACCGCAAGCCCCTTGCCCAGGCTGCCTCCCGCGCCCTCCTTGCCGAGGCAGAAGGCGGTGGCGGCCGCGAGGCCCGCCGTGATGTAGAAGAAGTTGTTCAGCTTCTGCCAGTTGAGGTTGTCCTCGTGCTTGTAGAGGTCCACCGCGGTCCCGTACTGCGCGTGCAGCATCGCCTCACGCGGTTTGCGCCACACCCACACCACCCGGGGCAGCCCGTCCGGCGGCGTCAGCCGGGTCAGCTCCTGGAAGCCCAGCTTGTGGTGGAAGCCACTCTTCTCGGCGCGCCGAAACTACCGTGGGCCGGGTACGCCGCACCAGGATGCGTGGGGGCCGCGGGACAATGGCGGCGGGTTTGAGTGCTCACTCGTAGGGGGTATGCTTCCCCGCTCCCTGATTGGCGTCGGCGGTGCCCGCTATGGCACACTGACCAGGTTGCTCGGTTGAGTGCCGATGCTGCGCGCCTCTCGCCGGGAGGACTGGAAGCGAGTCCCACGGTACTCGTCGCCCCTGATCAGGGGCGGAAGTACGGGAATCTTCCGGGAAGCGTCAGCGGGGCCCCAGCCAGGCGCCCGGTGGGTGACTTTCTCCCCCAGCAACCCCCTTCACCAGGGATCTCCATGTGGAGATTTATGAGAAGGACTGCGACACGCCCGACCGCGTGGGTCGGAAGTGGGGTGGAGGAGGACGCGAACGCCACCGGGTCCCAGAGCGTTACGAGA contains:
- a CDS encoding RipA family octameric membrane protein — protein: MWRKPREAMLHAQYGTAVDLYKHEDNLNWQKLNNFFYITAGLAAATAFCLGKEGAGGSLGKGLAVIIAVIGIGVSLGFSLMLRFGRQYLLARKEAVIELEEYMAWHGGERIVNRRTDDPGSAYLKVSPTGAIMMLLPVLVGACWLAVLGVLIAD